The following DNA comes from Girardinichthys multiradiatus isolate DD_20200921_A chromosome 2, DD_fGirMul_XY1, whole genome shotgun sequence.
GTAAGATAAGACTCCCTTACTTGTCCTGCGTACGTCCCAAACTTCTTCCTGAGACCAGAGGCCAGTCCAGCCAGACATTTGGCTGCCAATGAAACCAGCATCACGTTTGCATCTTTACCCACAACCTGCAACAGAGAACCCACATCAGCTCTGACAAGACACCTTCTTGGATAAAACCTCAATCAGGGTTCAGAAAGACTGAACGGTCCTTCACTCCGCTCAGACAGCTGGCAAATCTGCATCTAAATGTCAGGACGTAGTCGACCCAAGTCCGAGTAACTTCGGAGTTCTGTTTGGCCAGCTGGTTCGGCCAGCTAGCGTCCATTCGGAATTGTTGGTGAAGATCTATTTTTATGTGACGGGAaatatttctgaataaaatTGCTGGTGTCAAAACCATTTCTAGACAATCTTCCTTTAACACCTCATAGTACTGGTGATGGGttaaattttcaagtcttggcGACTCTTAGCATGGTAAAGCTTTTGAGCCGAATATTTTGGATCTGATAAAAAGGTCTCGTTTTAACTCCCAGGTCCTCGGCCATCAGCCTGAAGTCCGGCCAGTTATAAATCTGCTACTACAATCAGAGATCAGGAGCAAAGTGGACAAACTGATTCCACTCAGAACTGCTTTCACCAAGACCCAGATCTAACACTTTGGATCGGCGCAACATCAGAAACAGTCGCTGAACTGAGATTAATCATGAGCTTGGATAAAAAACATTAGGAATatttaacaaacattatttaatctTTATTACTTTTGAAACAAGCAGTTTAAATTTTTCCCCTCAACTAAAGtcagtgactcgatgcaatctgctgcatttgcttagatagaaaacgttttaaccagtttgaacaataaactgaatttcacctcattgtttgataactaggatcaaccGGACTGGATGTTCTTGACTTGGAACCTGATTCAATGGAATTGTGAAtgtcgctatataaataaactaacttGAATTTGCTTAGCCCCTTCCTCCtgcaaaaaatatagaaattagATTTCTGGTCTTCACCTTCTTCAGAGATCGGACCAGGTCTCCATAATCTCCGTTCTCCAGTTTGAGGTTCTTTGTCAGAGCTTCAATAGCCTCAAGAGCTTCTTTCCTCTCCTGCCACTTTTTGGCTTCCTGCAGAGATAAATCCCAGAGATAATTATGCTCACAGCATGTACAGATTATTCCTGTCATTTTAATTACAAGCCGCATCATTAGAGACGTTAAATGGAACCTCAGAATCTTCAATAAACGGCCTGCTTTCTGTGATTTTAACGCTGTCGTGTGAAGCCTGGTTCACATCACATCAGTCCTGCTGCAGTTTAAACTGGTTTGTTAACTGGAAGCAGCTCCAGTTTATAAATCGAACATCTATACCTGGTTAACCTGATAATAGACTAAAGGTAAAAGATATGCAAAGAAACTGCACAGATTGTCcttaaagatattttaaagtGCTGTATGTGTTCTGAAAAACTCACTATTTTTTCGTCAAAGTCTTTGGGCATCTTTGAGAGAATCTCCACAGGTTCCAAGAGATCATACGGGTCCACAGCTGCTGCAgtttcctcctcttcatctccTGGAAGAAGGACAGAAGAGTCCGTAGGTATCTAATaatgaacagaaaacaataaaacggGTTGTAAAGCAGTCATTCCTACCATCAGACTGATCTCCTTGAGCTTGTTGCTGCTCAAACTTTGCTTTGAGGTCCTGCTGAGAGCGCAGGAACCTGGTCTGCTTGGGAGGAGAAGAAGGCAGCTTCACCCACTCCTCCTCGAGCTCTTTGAGCTGCAGGGACAGCAAAAGCAAACATGTATCAAGGTAAATTTAACAGCCCTGTGTTTGTAGCCACACGTGATGCTGAACATCTCCCACCTGTACAGAGTTGATATTCTGCAGCGGCGGCCTCAGAGCGTCTCTGATCCACTTGTAGATTTCTACAGCGAGTAACTTGGCCTCATCTCTCACGGCCTTCTCTCTGGACTCAAACTGTTTAGGTAAAATCTTCACTACTGGCTTCAGTGTCACTATTTTTGATCCAAACTCACTGTGTgaggaagataaaaaaaaaaaaaaaaaaaaaaacaatcttaatGAAACAATCCCTCTTTGTGCTTTTTAGAGAAAAACGCTTCAGACAGAAATCAGTTACTGCAAACTTCACAAAACGTTTTTATGCTTCTTACTCCTAATTCTCTGAGACCTTAACATGTTGAAGCATTGGACTAACAAGGCAGCTGTAGTTCAGTCAGGTTGCATGACAGGAATCAGAGGTACACAGCAGGAATAATCTGACCCCAATACTTGATCAGTTTAGGACATCTCTAGAAGGTCCTTATTTGCCCTATTTAACCCCAACAGAAGCTTCCCTTGAATATAGTCTGTCAATAACTTAGGAAGTGCTTTTGTGAGCAGCTTAATGTTGCTGTGGCCATGACCCATCAAAGCTGCAAAgccattaaaaacaaacacagcatgAAGGATTCTGGGCTTGACCGGCAATCAGCCGAACAGAAACCTAAATTTCCAAACCTGTAAATCAGTGAATGCAGCATACAAAACGCTATCAGGTTGCGCTAAACTCTTAGTAAAACTTACGTTTTACAGCGACTGCCCTTATGCATGACATGGCGTAGTCTTTACTCCCACACAGGACACGTTAGAAATGTTTCCAATGCTATTCTGACATCTACGCAAAACTTCAACTCTTCAAAAGAAATCTTAAATCTGTTGGTTTGGTCCAAACAGGGAATCATAAATCAGCCAAAAAATAGACTGGTTCATCTCCGTTTTATAAATCCATCTGTAAAACGGTTGTTTTCAGTCCACATGTGCAAAGATCTTTCAAGACcaatgaaaataccaaaactttttttctaaataatttattttataggttGATATcgtaaaaaatataatttggtggaaattaaaaatactttcacAGACATTAACAACAGAAACTAATGAAACACTGTCCATTCAGAGGATAATAGATGTGAAGCCACTCATTGCTGTGAGGAAGCAACCAACCTCAGAGCCTTCCTGAGCGTCTCGATGCACGCCACCACTATCTTGGGGTTCTTGTTGTCCAGACCTTTGAGCAGCTCATCCTGAACCACCTCGGCCTTCTCGATCTCGATATACATGAGGCAGATGTCCATGCCCAGCTCCTTGGCCCGGGCCTTCGGCTGGTTGAAGACTTTGGTGACGACGCCCGACACCACCTCACCCGTTGTCCTGCAGCAGAGCGACAGAGAAGTTCAGAGTCTCCAAACGTTCCTGGAGTCTTACTGTGAAATTATGTCGACTGAATTAACTTAACCGTGAAGGTCAACCTTGTGGAGCAATGATGATTCACTATACATCCCTTGTTTCAAAGCTCTACTTATCTTAAACCACCTCCATCATTTTAGAGAATATCTGCTataaaaaaaagtccaaatcCTAAACTTGCAGATAAATCTCCAGCTTTAAACAGAACTTACTTGCCAGCCACATGAGCATTCTCAATAAAGGCCAAGGCAGCTTCCAGGCCTTTGAGCTGAGCCACAGCATTGGACTCTGTGACAAACTTCTTGATTAGTCCCAGGTACTTCCCCCACTCCGGACTCTTCTCATCCTCTAGCTTTTGGAACAACTTCAGAGCTTCTTCATAGCCGTTGAGTCTGGCCTTCCACACCTGAACAAGACAGGTGGCAGTTGGGTTAATAAAGTCCAAGATGTTTTACATCCaatgagtgaaaaaaaaaaaggtttttcactGTTTTGGTGGAAAATTTTACATCTGGAGAACAGATATCTAGCATCTATACAGGGCGATTTCAACCCAATTAGCCTCCATTAGCTTCAGTGAGCTGATGCCAAACAGCCGTTCTTACTTCCAGGTTTATTTGTGGAgtttaaaaatctaaagaacTCATAGGATTAATCCTTACACAACATTCCTGCTCACATTTAACATTATACAGGTCATAATAAAGATAAAACTTGTTGTCCAATAATGTCTGTATACCAGGAGGCTGCTTATTATtgcggttctggttctgctttaGCAGTATTctgaattttgtattttttaattcaGTGGAAAATATTAGAGGATCCTGTTTTTCCTAAAGGGTTCGAGACttgtccaaaaaaacaaaaagaaaacagcgtAGCCCTACAGCATGTGGGTGAGGGCCCAAAAAGATTTTTCGGGAAATATTTGGGATATTATGCAAAGTCTGGGAAGATACAGATTAGTCATATGATCAGCGAGcagaaacagtccagtctgcACAAGTTATTTCCATCACAGCCCCAAATAAAAACCACTTTAAGCTCGTTTCACGTTAGTGCaggaaaatcttaaaaaatataaatacataaaacaaatctgtaaaaaGGGTTAATCTCATGATCTGGAAGGTGTAAAATATACTTCTTTACTTCTAATTGATATCATATACAGGTACAACTCAAAAAATGTTAATAGTGTGTGAAGggcaatattttttgccagttatctcagaaagtaaaactcGTATATTATATAGAATGATTACACAGAGGGATATAttccaagcctttgtttcttataattttgatgattatggcttacagataatgaatcCCCAcaattctcagaaaatttgaatactgtgaaaaagttcattattggacactcatggtgtcacaccctaatcagataattaactcaaaacacctgcagagaTTTCCTGGGCCTTTAAACTATCTCACTCTGGGTCATAGGCTTCACAATCccggggaagactgctgactggacaaaTGTCCAGAACACCATCATCGACACCCTTCATGAGGAGGGTGAGCCACAAAAGGTAATTGCAGAAGAAGCTAATTGTTTAGAGAgctctgtatccaagcatattatcagaaagttgagtgaaaggaagAAATCTGGTAGGAAAAGGTACACCATTAACAGGGAGAAATGCAGCCTTGAGTGGATTTTTAAGCAAAATCCATTAAAggatttgggggagcttcacaaggagtagACTGAGGCTGGATTCAGGGCATCAAAAGCCTGGCCCACACTGGCCTGGTACTGGCCCACACTAtcaaaaggtaccaaaagctggttcagtgaccatggtgttcctgtgcttgactggccctgacctgaaccccatagaaaagatgagagacaccagacccaaacaaggcagatgacctgaaggcagctatcaaagcaatttgagcttccattacacctcagcagaaccacaggctgatcgcctttATGCCACGGCGCATTGATGCAGTCATTCATACAAGAGGAGCCCCTACCAGGTATTGAGAGCATATAAATGAATAGACAAAATTTGTACTTAAAACATCCTTCTTTGATTGGTCTAATGTgacattctaattttctgagacactgaattttgggttttctttacctgtaagccataaactttacaattacaaggaataaaaaccttaaaaaaattgaatattgcgtaaaagtgcaatattgtTTTCCAGTcacagagtaaaatattttggatttacctgtaaatacaaaaaggtgGTGACCCACCACACTACATTTAACATTCTAAACTAAAACCAACAACATAAGGCTAAACATTAGTTAACCAGTGGTTGGCGGCATTGCGATTGTTCTTGCCCGTGTAGAACTTACACCACAATATTAGGACTGATGTGATGTCTGTTGCCATGGATTACAGGTCCCCCTAAAACTGTATTAGTCTAATCCTGAATGTAAAGCCTCACTGGGATCCAAACAAACAGAGTAAGCAAGTCTAAAGGAATCTAATCATGCAGAGAGACTGAAGCTAAATCCCTGAGGTCTGCAGGATGTGACTCAGGTTAGTTTTTAAGCCCTTCTGATCCCAATAGTTTAACCCTTCCCCAAAATCTGTTGCCAGTTcattttcaggttttgtttctttacttGGAACGTTTGTGGAGCTGCAGTCAAAGACCCAGCTCTGTTGTTTTGTTAGACAGTCACACTACCggataaaagtttaaaagttctCTTTACGATGACTTGGATTCAATACACAGGTGGCCTCAGACACCAGAGACGCTGGATTATTGCTTCAATGAGAATCAGAAATATTCTGATCAATGTTGGGAAATGTTTGACAATTATTCACCAATTTCATGCCAAGATACATTAATCGACTAAACATTCTTTCACGGGATTGTTCTGCTACTCCCTGTTAAACAGAACTTCCTCACAGAGAGGAGCTTCCATAAAGAAAGCACGAAGTGACTTTACTGAGTTCGGCTTCATCCGTAGACCAACAAAACCAACGGAAACAGGAGGATTCTCTGCCAGTGAAGACAATGATTACACATAAAGACATAAAACCCACCAACAAGCAGGCCAGCATCAGTCTCCAATAGTGAACAGATTTAGACACATTAGGATTGAAACAATTAatctattattgaaataatcgtcaactaatttagtaaatgAATCATTGTAAACTGACTAATGCCATTTgatgaaagaacaacccactcagagcagtaattagacCAAATCTGTACAAAACAAATCTATACATTTTGCTTTCAAGTaggaaaaacattatttgtctgtaaatatgctgtatccagaactcctcaaggaGCACAGCTTTaacttcacctggttcaaattctgtaaaaaataaataaatctcctattaagcaccttttgccaTCTGATTATTCATagattaattgaaaaaaagtcgacaagcaaaataatcgttagtttcAGCCCTAAGACGCATTCTAGTATCACTTTACAGCAGGACTGAACTGGGAGGAAGGTTAGAGTTCAGCTGTGTTTCTAAATGTGGTTCGACCACCTCTtcgttttatttaattattttaaacatcacGTCTGACTGTAAAGACATACTTGGCACAATTTGTCACAATAATTAAAGTCTCTTTTACATAAAGTttcaaacagattaaaatgtgactGCTGTCTTGCCCCAACTCAGAACAGCCCATTTCTCACCTTATGTTCACATTTCTGGTCGATGGGAAGCTTCATCCATTCGCTATCATCCCCCATGGCTACTGGTCGGGGGCTGGGCTTCCCCTAGAGTTACTCAGCTGAAAGCacacaacaaagtaaaacatagCATTATTATCATACATTTAATCTTTAACCGTTTTATCAGCACCGTTCAACATTCTGGTGGGCATCAGACATTTCTACTGACAGAGTCTCCATCTGCATAAATTCAGAGTTTAGAAATCCATCTCTTCCCAAATTTATCTGAAAGCCCTCGTTGTACCATAATATTCCAGCAGAGATCTTCATTCTCATACAGCAAGTTTAGTTAATGTTGGGTAACTTCTACAGGTAATCTAGGAGGCACAGCATTCAGCATTAGTGACAAACAAGCTACCAGTTTTAGTTTTCAGTCAAGATCTGATTCCACCTCATGACTGTGAGCTGAGAGTTCAGGTCCAAGATGTTCATTTCAGAGTTTAATGTAACATTACCCAAACTGTGAAAATTCAAAAgaccaaacagaaaaaaaaaaactgaatatattttcatttttcaaagaGACTCAATAAAGAGCGCTCCATAAAAGGAAATAAGTGCTCGCTTCCACGTGAAAGCATAGGATATGGGATGGTTCAAAGCACATTAAAGAGGAACAGCTGGTGGTTCATATTTCACATTGATCCAAACAGACTGAAGATGCTTTCAGCTCAGTCAGTCTTACAGAAATCCCACAAATATGACAAGAATTTCACAAAACTGAGCTCTGGCTAAATCTTTACACTTACAAGTTACAATATTCTCAAGATTTAGAttacataaaatgtaatttaaagaaagaaatcagCTTTTGCAAAAACCCTTTAGCAATTAAAGTCAGCTTTTACAATGACATTCTAAGTTAGACCAGAGGTTAATCTGAGTCAGTGTAAGGCAAAGATGGGATCCGACACATTTGAGGAGGATTTTCACTGAAGCGCTGACCCAACCCAACCCGATGGAGTGAGTAAGAATTAGAAACCAAAATGATTCTGgatattttatctttattttgtaagcCTTGGCTTTAGATCAATTCAAACAAATGGTACCcctttttaaattgtgtttaaccacttttaacacttttagctaaaacatgactgttttaaTGACAGAActgaaaactaaaatgttttggaaaatcTAGCAGATTTGCCTCAGAGCACAAGAGAGTCAGCATATTTTCATTGatttatcaaatattatttaaagcttCAACTGGTGGAACATTATTAAaccattttaaatatgtttaacatGAACAGAGTATTTTCTAAAAATCAGATACAGTGGTGCACCAATCAGTCCCTTTCCCCCTaatcagcaggtcaaatactgaaaaaatgttgttctctttcaacattcgtttcagtatctcactatgggacacgcctccagcgcctgtcccccagaagctctattacattacgccagtcttgactggcaggcggaagtgacgtccgctcccatgggaggacttcctcccagtataaaagtcgacgtcacgtaggtgatcttcagtctaacacctcttctcgctcccagaagcacctctcagacggtcattacagtaacttgagctagcttaactgttcacagagcgagcTAACAACTCGGTCGCCGAGCGCTTCTCAATAACTGTGCTCGACTGTTCTGAGTCCCTTTCAACGCTGGTCTGTCGCCAAACAGCAGCGCTGCAACTGGTCACCAAACTAGCTGCAACCTTAACGGAGCTTACGAAGTTGTGTAACTTGCACTCGTTCTCACCATGAACAGAGTCAagccaacaaaaaaacatgaaaaatatgttaaaaataacacaaggacAGGACATGGCCGTGCAGCTGCACATGAGGCCACGAGGGGGAGCTCTCGCTCCAGCTTTGGCACAGCGGCAGGCTGGAGCTCCCGCTCCACCCTTGCCACAGCTGCACATGAGGCCTCAAGGGGGAGCTCTCACCCTACCTCTAACACAGCAGGCTGTTTTTTCTTTGGAAGAAGCAGACCTGGGACGAGCGCAGTTGGCAGTTGTAGCGGAACAGCAGATCCCTCAGCCGGTGTTGCGCAGTGTTTACACGGAAGCACCTTTAGGTCCACTAGCAAACAACACTCAGCTGTGGCGAGCGTGTGGAGCGTCAGATTGGGTGATAAAGACTGTATCAAAGGGATACAGGCTCCAATTTGTGACAGCCCCACCCCGTTTCAAGGGCATAGTACAGTCATACGCTCGGGGAGAGTCCACTCGCGTCCTgcaagaggaaataatttccctgcAGCACAAAAGAGACGGGTTTTACTGCAGATACTTTCTCGTGCCGAAAAGGGGCGGGGGTCTGCGACCGATATTGGATCTGCGGGCTCTGAACACATATCTGAGACGGTATTCGTTCAGGATGCTAACACACGCAGCTCTGATAAAGTTTGTGcgtcaaggagactggtttgtCTCCATAGACTTGAAAGATGCATATTTCCATATCCCTATATACCCCCCTCACAGAAAATACCTCAGATTTGCGTTTCAGGGAGAGATATACGAGTACCTGGTACTTCCTTTTGGcctctcactgagcccacgTGTGTTCGTGAAATGCACCGAGGCAGCCATCACGCCTCTGAGGGAAAGGGGGATGCGTCTGGCGACGTATATAGACGATTGGCTGATTGCAGCTCAGTCTTTAGAGGAGCTCAGGACGCATGCCGAGATGCTTACTTTACATCTGACAGCCCTGGGATTCACAATAAACTGGGAAAAGAGCATTTTAACCCCAGTACAAACAATCACCTTCATTGGCCTGTCCCTGAATTCAGTCGAGTTCAGAGCGCGCCTCTCAGCGGAACGAGTAAAAGCCTTTCAGGCTTGTCTGGCACTCTTTCGCAGAGGCACACAGGTGAAATTCAGGTTATGCATCAGGCTGCTCGGTCTGATGGCGTCTGCGCTGGCGGTCATCACACTCGGCCGCCTACACATGCGCCCGTTTCAAAGGTGGGTGGCGTCACTCAGCTTGAGCCCCACACGCCATGCTCACCGCAGCGTCCTGGTTTCTCTCATATGTGCACGCGCGCTGAGCCCGTGGAAGCGTCCCGGTTTTCTCAACACCGGCGTTACCATGGGAACCATCCTGACGAGGAAGGTAATTAACACAGATGCCTCGCTGACAGGCTGGGGAGCCACTCACGAGGGGATGATGGTAAACGGCGTTTGGagtccacaaacacagacagctcacaTAAATTGTCTGGAACTCCTGGCCGTGATGCTGGCACTGAGACACTTTCTGCCCTTTATCAAAGGGCACCATGTTTTGGTCAGAGCGGAC
Coding sequences within:
- the LOC124857922 gene encoding uncharacterized protein LOC124857922 codes for the protein MAVQLHMRPRGGALAPALAQRQAGAPAPPLPQLHMRPQGGALTLPLTQQAVFSLEEADLGRAQLAVVAEQQIPQPVLRSVYTEAPLGPLANNTQLWRACGASDWVIKTVSKGYRLQFVTAPPRFKGIVQSYARGESTRVLQEEIISLQHKRDGFYCRYFLVPKRGGGLRPILDLRALNTYLRRYSFRMLTHAALIKFVRQGDWFVSIDLKDAYFHIPIYPPHRKYLRFAFQGEIYEYLVLPFGLSLSPRVFVKCTEAAITPLRERGMRLATYIDDWLIAAQSLEELRTHAEMLTLHLTALGFTINWEKSILTPVQTITFIGLSLNSVEFRARLSAERVKAFQACLALFRRGTQVKFRLCIRLLGLMASALAVITLGRLHMRPFQRWVASLSLSPTRHAHRSVLVSLICARALSPWKRPGFLNTGVTMGTILTRKVINTDASLTGWGATHEGMMVNGVWSPQTQTAHINCLELLAVMLALRHFLPFIKGHHVLVRADNTTVVAYINRQGGLRSRHLHELAYRLIIWTSSHLLSLRATHVPGVMNRGVDLLSKGNPRYKEWKLHSEVMTQIWKRYGRAEVDLFASEENAQCPMFFSLTEQQAPHGLDALAHKWPPALLYAFPPLELIIPTLARVREGKHSLILIAPCWPGKHWLAEIFQMLHGEPWRLPLRRDLLTQARGEIFHPHPERMALWAWPVRG